Proteins found in one Serinicoccus marinus DSM 15273 genomic segment:
- the alaS gene encoding alanine--tRNA ligase gives METAEIRRRWLSFFESKGHAVVPSASLVSQDPTLLFTVAGMVPFIPYLTGQQTPPWDRATSVQKCVRTLDIEEVGKTTRHGTFFQMNGNFSFGDYFKEGAISYAWEFVTGSQHEGCLGFDPESIWVTVLKGDDEARELWERVAGLPPERIQERGLEDNYWHTGVPGPGGPCSEIYVDRGPEFGPDGGPVVDEDRFLEIWNLVFMQEELTEVRSKTDFDVAGELPSKNIDTGMGLERVAYLLQGVDNLYEIDEVYPVIERAEELAGRTYGEDHEDDVRFRVVADHVRSGLMLMGDGVVPGNEGRGYVLRRLLRRAVRSMRLLGVDEPALPHLLPVSKDVMKASYPELEEQWGRISEVAYAEEEAFRRTLASGTSILDGAVARAKEAGSTRLAGSEAFALHDTYGFPIDLTLEMASEQGLSVDEDGFRTLMTEQRERAKADAKAKKTGRGGAGAYRGLADRLGAATEFTGYEQMTGEDRVLGLLAGGQEVERTRVGGDAAEHGAELEIVLGSTPFYAEAGGQLADHGTIRLGGGGLFEVTDVQRPVPGLVVHRGRLVEGEVAVGEGAFTEIDVVRRASVSRAHTATHIVHKVLRETLGDNATQAGSENAPGRLRFDFRSTRGLDAAELAAVEARINERLMEDLQVSAAEMSFTEAREMGAMALFGERYPDLVRVVSVGGPWSLELCGGTHVPGSAQLSLVKIMGESSIGSGIRRVEALVGADAYTQLARENIIVNQLTDTLKVRPDELSDRVAQLVSRLKDAEKEIAQARASQVLSSAAGLVDQARDVDGTTFLGHDLGEGVGADDLRRLVTDLRTRLGQDRPSVVALTGVQSGRPVVVIATNEAARERGTTAGALVKVGAGALGGGGGGKDDLAQGGGQDAAATGTALRAVEDALRG, from the coding sequence ATGGAAACCGCCGAGATCCGCCGCCGCTGGCTGTCGTTCTTCGAGAGCAAGGGCCACGCGGTGGTGCCCAGCGCCTCGTTGGTCAGCCAGGACCCGACGCTGCTGTTCACGGTCGCCGGGATGGTCCCCTTCATCCCCTACCTCACCGGTCAGCAGACCCCGCCGTGGGACCGTGCGACGAGCGTGCAGAAGTGCGTGCGCACCCTCGACATCGAGGAGGTCGGCAAGACCACCCGGCACGGCACGTTCTTCCAGATGAACGGCAACTTCTCCTTCGGCGACTACTTCAAGGAGGGGGCGATCTCCTACGCCTGGGAGTTCGTCACCGGGTCGCAGCACGAGGGCTGCCTGGGCTTCGACCCCGAGTCCATCTGGGTCACCGTGCTCAAGGGCGACGACGAGGCGCGCGAGCTCTGGGAGCGCGTCGCCGGCCTGCCGCCGGAGCGGATCCAGGAGCGGGGGCTGGAGGACAACTACTGGCACACCGGCGTCCCCGGACCGGGCGGCCCGTGCAGCGAGATCTACGTCGACCGCGGCCCGGAGTTCGGCCCTGACGGCGGCCCGGTCGTCGACGAGGACCGTTTCCTGGAGATCTGGAACCTCGTCTTCATGCAGGAGGAGCTCACCGAGGTGCGCTCCAAGACCGACTTCGACGTCGCCGGCGAACTGCCGAGCAAGAACATCGACACCGGGATGGGCCTGGAGCGGGTCGCCTACCTGCTGCAGGGCGTGGACAACCTCTACGAGATCGACGAGGTCTACCCGGTCATCGAGCGCGCCGAGGAGCTCGCCGGCCGGACCTACGGCGAGGACCACGAGGACGACGTGCGCTTCCGCGTCGTCGCCGACCACGTGCGCTCCGGGCTCATGCTCATGGGCGACGGCGTGGTGCCGGGCAACGAGGGCCGGGGGTATGTCCTGCGCCGCCTGCTGCGCCGCGCGGTGCGCTCGATGCGGCTGCTCGGGGTCGACGAGCCTGCGCTGCCGCACCTGCTGCCGGTGAGCAAGGACGTCATGAAGGCGTCCTACCCCGAGCTCGAGGAGCAGTGGGGTCGGATCAGCGAGGTCGCGTATGCCGAGGAGGAGGCCTTCCGCCGCACCCTCGCCAGCGGCACGAGCATCCTCGACGGTGCGGTCGCCCGGGCGAAGGAGGCGGGCTCGACCCGGCTCGCCGGCTCCGAGGCGTTCGCGCTGCACGACACCTACGGCTTCCCCATCGACCTCACCCTGGAGATGGCCTCCGAGCAGGGGCTGAGCGTCGACGAGGACGGCTTCCGCACGCTCATGACCGAGCAGCGGGAGCGGGCCAAGGCCGACGCCAAGGCGAAGAAGACCGGCAGGGGCGGCGCGGGCGCATACCGCGGGCTGGCCGACCGGCTGGGCGCGGCGACCGAGTTCACCGGCTACGAGCAGATGACGGGGGAGGACCGCGTGCTCGGGCTCCTCGCCGGTGGGCAGGAGGTCGAGCGGACCCGGGTCGGGGGTGACGCGGCCGAGCACGGTGCCGAGCTGGAGATCGTGCTCGGCAGCACCCCCTTCTACGCCGAGGCCGGCGGTCAGCTGGCCGACCACGGCACCATCCGGCTCGGCGGCGGCGGACTCTTCGAGGTCACCGACGTGCAGCGCCCGGTGCCCGGGCTCGTCGTGCACCGGGGTCGCCTCGTCGAGGGCGAGGTCGCGGTGGGCGAGGGTGCGTTCACCGAGATCGACGTCGTGCGCCGCGCCTCGGTGTCGCGCGCGCACACGGCCACGCACATCGTGCACAAGGTGCTGCGCGAGACGCTCGGCGACAACGCCACGCAGGCCGGCTCAGAGAATGCCCCAGGACGGCTGCGCTTCGACTTCCGCTCGACCCGGGGCCTGGACGCCGCCGAGCTGGCCGCGGTCGAGGCGCGGATCAACGAGCGACTCATGGAGGACCTGCAGGTCAGTGCTGCCGAGATGAGCTTCACCGAGGCCCGGGAGATGGGCGCGATGGCGCTCTTCGGGGAGCGCTACCCCGACCTCGTGCGCGTCGTCTCCGTGGGCGGCCCGTGGAGCCTGGAGCTGTGCGGCGGCACCCACGTCCCGGGCAGCGCCCAGCTGTCCCTGGTCAAGATCATGGGCGAGTCCTCGATCGGGTCCGGCATCCGTCGCGTGGAGGCCCTCGTCGGCGCGGACGCCTACACCCAGCTGGCGCGGGAGAACATCATCGTCAACCAGCTCACCGACACCCTCAAGGTGCGTCCGGACGAGCTCTCCGACCGGGTCGCCCAGCTGGTGTCGCGGCTCAAGGACGCGGAGAAGGAGATCGCCCAGGCCAGGGCCTCCCAGGTGCTGTCCTCGGCGGCCGGGCTCGTGGACCAGGCGCGCGACGTCGACGGCACCACCTTCCTGGGGCACGACCTGGGTGAGGGCGTCGGCGCGGACGACCTGCGCCGCCTCGTCACCGACCTGCGGACCCGGTTGGGTCAGGACCGGCCCTCGGTCGTGGCCCTCACCGGCGTCCAGTCGGGCCGCCCGGTCGTGGTCATCGCCACCAACGAGGCGGCGCGGGAGCGCGGCACCACGGCCGGCGCGCTGGTCAAGGTCGGTGCCGGTGCGCTCGGCGGCGGCGGTGGCGGCAAGGACGACCTCGCGCAGGGCGGCGGCCAGGACGCTGCCGCCACCGGCACCGCACTCCGCGCGGTCGAGGACGCGTTGCGCGGGTGA
- a CDS encoding replication-associated recombination protein A, translating to MSDLFTSTQSAAAGDAGGALVAPLAVRMRPRTLEEVVGQREALRPGSPLRRLIEGGGGAAGPLSAILWGPPGTGKTTLAHLVAHAADRTFVELSAVTAGVKDVRAVMDQAVRERSLHGRQTVLFLDEIHRFTKAQQDALLPGVENRTVILVAATTENPSFSIIAPLLSRSVLVTLTSLDDDDVRGVVARALTDERGLAGAHTLGEEATEHVVRMAGGDARRALTTLEAAAGVAADERAAGREDEVTEITLAQVEQAMAQAAVRYDRAGDQHYDVASAFIKSMRGSDVDAALHYLARQLEAGEDPRFIARRIVIAASEDVGMADPTALQTAVAALHAVAQIGMPEARIILAQAVVHNAVAPKSNAAYAAVNAAIADVRAGKGGPVPPHLRGTGYAGATRLGHGEGYRYTHDEPAGVGEQQFLPDDLAAADADYYRPTNRGWEERLGPRWAELRRVIRGRLRGGE from the coding sequence GTGTCCGACCTGTTCACCTCCACCCAGAGCGCCGCGGCCGGGGACGCCGGCGGTGCGCTCGTCGCCCCACTCGCGGTGCGGATGCGGCCTCGCACGCTGGAGGAGGTCGTCGGTCAGCGGGAGGCGCTGCGGCCCGGCTCACCGCTGCGGCGGCTCATCGAGGGTGGTGGGGGAGCGGCCGGCCCGCTCTCGGCGATCCTGTGGGGCCCGCCGGGGACGGGCAAGACCACCTTGGCGCACCTCGTCGCGCACGCCGCCGACCGCACCTTCGTCGAGCTCTCGGCGGTCACCGCCGGGGTCAAGGACGTGCGCGCCGTCATGGACCAGGCGGTCCGCGAGCGCTCGCTGCACGGCCGGCAGACGGTCCTCTTCCTCGACGAGATCCACCGCTTCACCAAGGCCCAGCAGGACGCGCTGCTGCCCGGTGTGGAGAACCGCACCGTCATCCTCGTCGCCGCCACCACGGAGAACCCGTCCTTCTCGATCATCGCCCCGCTGCTGTCCCGCTCGGTGCTCGTCACCCTGACCTCGCTCGACGACGACGACGTGCGCGGCGTCGTCGCCCGCGCGCTGACCGACGAGCGCGGCCTGGCCGGGGCGCACACCCTGGGCGAGGAGGCGACCGAGCACGTGGTCCGGATGGCCGGCGGCGACGCCCGCCGGGCGCTGACCACGCTGGAGGCGGCCGCCGGGGTCGCCGCGGACGAGCGGGCCGCCGGGCGCGAGGACGAGGTCACCGAGATCACGCTCGCCCAGGTCGAGCAGGCGATGGCCCAGGCCGCGGTGCGCTACGACCGGGCCGGCGACCAGCACTACGACGTCGCCAGCGCCTTCATCAAGTCGATGCGCGGCTCCGACGTCGACGCGGCGCTGCACTACCTCGCCCGCCAGCTGGAGGCCGGCGAGGACCCCCGGTTCATCGCCCGCCGCATCGTCATCGCGGCCAGTGAGGACGTCGGCATGGCCGACCCGACGGCGCTGCAGACCGCGGTCGCCGCGCTGCACGCCGTCGCCCAGATCGGTATGCCGGAGGCCCGGATCATCCTCGCGCAGGCGGTCGTGCACAACGCCGTGGCGCCGAAGTCCAACGCCGCCTACGCCGCGGTCAACGCCGCGATCGCCGACGTCCGGGCCGGCAAGGGCGGCCCGGTCCCGCCGCACCTGCGGGGCACGGGGTATGCCGGGGCCACGCGGCTCGGTCACGGCGAGGGCTACCGCTACACCCACGACGAGCCCGCCGGGGTGGGGGAGCAGCAGTTCCTCCCCGACGACCTCGCCGCGGCCGACGCCGACTACTACCGGCCCACCAACCGGGGCTGGGAGGAGCGCCTGGGCCCGCGCTGGGCCGAGCTGCGCCGGGTCATCCGCGGGCGCCTCCGCGGCGGGGAGTGA
- a CDS encoding GNAT family N-acetyltransferase, whose product MDRLTRHADLLALSGGDPWVRWALPDPLAGEVWVHEDVALVQRLGERTGFWVAPLSSGMPDAGADPREGSRVRAALTQLRDGGHLRRLAARAVSVPQEHAAVAHEVLDLGGGGDWEWMWTQEPPEVDVREHDVIPLDDAADAAELESFTRAHNPRVWTEIGTGRVHRWVGLRDRTGALVAVGGAEREATGIPHLAGIVTATDRRGAGLARVVSAALTRWAVAEHGVCTLGVFSDNDAARRLYARLGYRTARAWHSRMLARGD is encoded by the coding sequence GTGGACCGACTGACCCGGCACGCCGACCTGCTGGCGCTCTCCGGGGGCGACCCGTGGGTGCGCTGGGCGTTGCCGGACCCGCTCGCGGGTGAGGTGTGGGTGCACGAGGACGTGGCGCTCGTGCAGCGGCTCGGCGAGCGGACCGGCTTCTGGGTCGCGCCGCTGTCGTCGGGTATGCCTGATGCCGGCGCCGACCCTCGGGAGGGCTCCCGGGTCCGGGCCGCCCTGACCCAGCTGCGCGACGGGGGTCACCTGCGGCGGCTGGCCGCACGGGCGGTGTCGGTGCCGCAGGAGCACGCGGCCGTGGCGCACGAGGTGCTGGACCTCGGCGGCGGGGGCGACTGGGAGTGGATGTGGACGCAGGAGCCACCCGAGGTCGACGTCCGCGAGCACGACGTCATACCCCTGGACGACGCGGCTGACGCGGCTGAGCTGGAGTCGTTCACGCGTGCCCACAACCCGCGGGTCTGGACCGAGATCGGCACCGGGCGGGTGCACCGGTGGGTCGGGCTGCGCGACCGCACCGGGGCGCTGGTGGCGGTCGGCGGTGCGGAGCGCGAGGCCACGGGCATACCCCACCTGGCCGGGATCGTCACCGCCACCGACCGTCGCGGCGCCGGGCTCGCGCGGGTCGTCAGCGCCGCGCTGACGCGGTGGGCGGTGGCCGAGCACGGCGTCTGCACGCTCGGCGTCTTCAGCGACAACGACGCCGCCCGGCGACTGTATGCGCGGCTCGGCTATCGCACCGCCCGCGCCTGGCACTCACGCATGCTCGCCCGTGGCGACTGA
- a CDS encoding AAA family ATPase — MLIVLRGNSGSGKSTVARRLQEVLAPHPTAILQQDHFRRVVYRERTGEGVAHAELLEVAARHCLDRGHHVVLDGILDATTYGPMLQRSATHAGDARFFAFDLAFEEMVRRHATRPQAREFGVEEMAGWYHGWQPLPFVEEERITAGESVDQIVTRVVGVSHP; from the coding sequence ATGCTCATCGTGCTCCGCGGCAACTCCGGGTCCGGGAAGAGCACGGTGGCGCGTCGGCTCCAGGAGGTCCTCGCGCCGCACCCGACGGCGATCCTCCAGCAGGACCACTTCCGGCGGGTCGTCTATCGCGAGCGCACCGGTGAGGGCGTGGCGCACGCCGAGCTGCTCGAGGTCGCCGCCCGTCATTGCCTCGACCGCGGGCACCACGTCGTGCTCGACGGCATCCTCGATGCCACGACCTACGGGCCGATGCTCCAGCGGTCGGCCACGCACGCCGGGGACGCCCGGTTCTTCGCCTTCGACCTCGCCTTCGAGGAGATGGTGCGCCGGCACGCGACCAGGCCGCAGGCCAGGGAGTTCGGGGTCGAGGAGATGGCCGGGTGGTACCACGGCTGGCAGCCGCTGCCTTTCGTCGAGGAGGAGCGCATCACTGCCGGGGAGTCCGTCGACCAGATCGTCACCCGCGTCGTGGGCGTCAGCCACCCCTGA
- a CDS encoding DUF222 domain-containing protein produces MDGSPSSQVEPASGDEIRALTKRLAVPRPDCGDAERLELVRALEDLTRSAAAAHAVLSDEFDRSQRARQEAEGVPAARVGTGVADDLALAGKVSPARSSNRLTCSRALTREMPQTLAALREGVIDAHQAEVVTRATACLSVEDRSLVDERLAGRLSGLSTKQLRDAVTALVYDLDPQAHVRRAARAAEDAYVAMRPAPDVMCVISAMLPAAQGVAVHAALKKHAEGLRASGDPRSQGKIMADTLYANVTGRDPVTLPDIDLSLVMTDASLMAGDTVAAFLDGYGPVPAQSARDLMTPRRAVDTGELASTSDPAHGVPSSSAEAEPQTPAARETSSADRAGTGGSGGTCRVPCGGALRPLGLRPVARSGGAASPSERISHRRLAHPRSGRTPRGAGLRPAAVRRPGDRRGLRPRLTPTLLQRRPARASDQPRPLLPHPVVRGSDPAHRPPGAPP; encoded by the coding sequence GTGGACGGCAGCCCGAGCAGCCAGGTGGAGCCGGCGAGTGGGGACGAGATCCGGGCGCTCACCAAGCGCCTCGCCGTGCCACGACCGGACTGCGGCGACGCCGAGCGACTGGAGCTCGTGCGGGCACTGGAGGACCTCACCCGGTCCGCTGCTGCCGCGCACGCCGTGCTGAGCGACGAGTTCGACCGCTCGCAGCGAGCCCGGCAGGAGGCGGAGGGCGTCCCGGCTGCCCGCGTCGGCACCGGCGTGGCCGACGACCTGGCTCTCGCTGGCAAGGTGTCCCCCGCACGCTCCTCGAACCGGCTCACCTGCTCGCGCGCCCTCACCCGGGAGATGCCGCAGACCCTGGCCGCCCTGCGCGAGGGGGTCATCGACGCGCACCAGGCCGAGGTCGTCACGCGCGCCACCGCCTGCCTCTCCGTAGAGGACCGCTCCCTCGTCGACGAGCGCCTGGCCGGTCGACTCTCCGGGTTGTCCACCAAGCAGCTCCGCGACGCCGTGACCGCCCTGGTCTACGACCTCGACCCGCAGGCCCACGTGCGTCGCGCCGCCCGGGCCGCGGAGGACGCCTACGTCGCGATGCGTCCGGCGCCGGACGTCATGTGCGTCATCTCCGCGATGCTCCCCGCCGCGCAGGGCGTGGCCGTGCATGCCGCGCTCAAGAAGCACGCGGAGGGCCTGCGAGCCTCCGGCGATCCTCGCAGCCAGGGCAAGATCATGGCTGACACCCTCTATGCCAACGTCACGGGGCGCGACCCCGTCACCCTGCCGGACATCGACCTCAGCCTCGTCATGACGGATGCCTCGCTGATGGCGGGCGACACCGTCGCGGCCTTCCTCGACGGCTACGGGCCCGTCCCGGCGCAGAGCGCCCGGGACCTGATGACGCCTCGCCGCGCTGTCGACACCGGAGAGCTGGCCTCGACATCGGATCCCGCCCATGGGGTACCGAGCTCTTCGGCAGAGGCGGAGCCGCAGACGCCAGCCGCCCGTGAGACCAGCTCTGCGGACCGGGCCGGCACCGGGGGCAGCGGAGGCACCTGCCGCGTGCCCTGCGGGGGCGCGCTGCGTCCGCTGGGCCTGCGGCCTGTCGCACGGTCCGGCGGTGCCGCCTCGCCCAGCGAGAGGATCAGCCACCGGCGCCTCGCCCACCCCAGATCCGGACGAACTCCACGAGGCGCGGGTCTTCGTCCGGCGGCTGTACGCCGACCCGGTGACCGGCGAGGTCTTCGCCCGCGACTCACGCCGACGCTTCTTCAGCGCCGCCCAGCGCGCGCTAGTGATCAGCCGCGACCGCTACTGCCGCACCCCGTGGTGCGGGGCTCCGATCCGGCACATCGACCACCGGGTGCGCCACCGTGA